In the Salinirubrum litoreum genome, one interval contains:
- a CDS encoding transcription factor S, translating to MEFCDECGSMMQTQGDKWVCTKCDFEKLRDSAKEAAMVTTQSQEASEVIESQGGTEGLPTTDANCPNCENDTAYWYMQQIRSADESETRFFVCTECEHKWREDDH from the coding sequence ATGGAATTCTGCGACGAGTGCGGTTCGATGATGCAGACGCAGGGCGACAAGTGGGTCTGCACCAAGTGCGACTTCGAGAAACTGCGGGACTCTGCCAAAGAGGCGGCGATGGTGACGACCCAGTCACAGGAAGCGAGCGAAGTCATCGAGTCGCAGGGCGGGACCGAGGGCCTGCCGACGACCGACGCCAACTGTCCGAACTGCGAGAACGACACGGCGTACTGGTACATGCAACAGATCCGGTCGGCCGACGAGTCCGAGACGCGCTTCTTCGTCTGTACCGAGTGTGAACACAAGTGGCGCGAAGACGACCACTGA